GAACGGACCCTGCATGACCGGCCTCGGGCTCGGCGGCGAAGGCTTCCTCAGCTTCAGCATCGCCACGCCGACCGGCGAAGGCGTCACCACGCCCATGACCTTCACCCGCTCCCGCCGCTGCGTGATGGTCGAAAACCTCAACCTTTATTGATGCGCACAGCCGTCATCCAGGGCCACGTCACCTCGACCGTGAAGCATCCCAGCTTCCACGGCACTCGCTTGCTCGTCGCCGTGCCCGAATCAGGTGATGTTGCGCCGCAGATCGTCCTCGACCAACTCGGCGCCGCCATC
The nucleotide sequence above comes from Chthoniobacterales bacterium. Encoded proteins:
- a CDS encoding ethanolamine utilization protein EutN, producing the protein MRTAVIQGHVTSTVKHPSFHGTRLLVAVPESGDVAPQIVLDQLGAAIGQRVIISSDGAEARKMVNDELSPARWNVTGIIDPEGALAV